In Aminiphilus circumscriptus DSM 16581, the sequence ACGCGCCACGTCCACCGCGCCCATGTAGACAACGCACTCCATGCCGAGCAGCGCCGCCGCGGTGGCGCTGGCCGTTCCGTGCATTCCCGCGCCGGTCTCGGCGATGAGGCGCTTCTTTCCCATGCGCTTCGCCAAAAGCCCCTGTCCGAGAGCGTTGTTGATCTTGTGCGCCCCCGTGTGGTTCAGGTCCTCCCGCTTCAGAAAGAGCCGCCCGCCGCCGCACGCCCTGGAGAGGTTCCGGCACTCCGTCACGGGGGAAGGTCTGCCCACGAACTCCACCAGCACTTCGTCCAGCTCCTTCCGGAACGTCGGATCCGCCACGGCCTCGTCGAAGGCCTTCTCCAGCTCTTCCAAAAGCACCGCGATCCCCTCGGGAACGAATCTGCCGCCGTAAGGGCCGAAATAGCCCCGCTTCGTCCGCGCCGCACCCTGTTCGTTCAAAACCGCCGTTCCGCCTTTGCTCATCTCTGCCATGTTCCTCGCCTCCTCTGGTTTCTTTCGATGTCCCTCCGCTGCGCTGCGTTTTTCTTCCCCTTCTCACCGCTCCTCTTCTTTCCCCTTCCCTTCTCCACTCCTCGCCTTTTCTCTGCTCTCTTCCTTCTTCTCCATGCCCCTTTCTTCCGGGCGCTCTTTTCCGTTCGCTCCGCGTTCTCCCGCTTGCGTTCGCGTCGTCCGCGCCCGCCGCTTCGCGACGGACCGACATACAAAAAGGGCCGTCGTCGCGACGGCCCCGAAAAGGACAACGCAGGGGGCCGCGGGAATGCGCCTGTCCCGCGGCCCCCCTTGAAAAACAGGTCAAAGGCGGCGGGACCCTAAGGCCACCACCACCAGAAATGCGTCAGACGAAAACCGTTCCTGGACACTGCACCCTTCTGCGTCATGGACGGGACCATACCACGGAAACCGCGCCTCTGTCAACGCCGTTCCGTCGCCCCTCCACCGAGCGAGAACCCCGTCACGACGGCACCCGCCGAAGCGAGACACGACATCCCCCACTCCAGCAACAGGCAGCGAAAATGACCCGGCGGCCTGTCCCGGACAGATGCACCTTCTCCCGAAGCCGTTGCACGCGACACAACAATCCCGACATCGAAAAACTTTATTGCCCTCGGATCCAACTGCGTCCATGCTCTTGTATTGCGCTACAGGACTTGTTATAATACCTTTATTATCTTACTAAGTTAGATTATATCTAACCACAAGGGCCTCGTCGCTGCAAAACGCTCCCGCGTAAAACACGGTTCCGGTCCAGCTCCTTCGGCACGGCAGCGGCGTGCGGACAAAATCCGCCGCGGAGCACCCGCACTCGGAAAAAAGCACGACATCCGCCGTCGCGGCGATTTCTGCACTTCGAAGACACGGCGTTTTTCCCGTTCATGTTCATGTTCACGTTCATCACAAACACGCATCGATGAAAAAGGAGGAACTCCGCACATGAAACCGCCCACGAGCATCGAAAAAGCGGCCTCCGTCCTGGACAGACTGGCCGAACCGCCCTACACCATGTCCCTCACGGAGGTGGCGGATTTTCTCTCCATGAGCAAGCCCGGTGCGCTGAGCATGCTCGACGCCATGGAACAGTGCGGGTTCGTCTTCCGCGATTCCCTGACAAAGCGTTACACCCTCGGGGCCTCTCTCGTCCGGCTCGGCAAGGCCTTTCTGGAGCAATCCGATCTGGAGGACACGGTCATGCCCCATCTGGTCCGCCTCAAGGAGACGACGCCCGGAGGAAGGGGACACACCTATCTGAGCATCTGGGACGGGCGGAAGTGTTTTCTGCTCCTCTCCGTGGATTTTCTCCACGACCGGCGGACCTACGGTCCCTACGAGGGAGGCGGAATTCCACTCCACGCGGGACTCACGGCGATCCTCCTGGCGGCCTACCAGGACCAGGCGACGATCCGGCGCATGCTGGAGGCGGCGGTCCCGCTGAAGAAAGTGACGGAGAACACCCTCACGGACATCGATCAGATCATGGAGCACTATCGCAGAGTCCGCGAACAGGGGTACCACCTGGGCAACGAAGGATACCGCATCGGTTTCGTGGGCATCGCCGCACCGGTGTTCGACAAGGACGGCAGAGCCTTCGCCGCGGTGGCCCTCTCCTGTCCCAAGACACTGCTCTCCCGGGAGGCGCTTGTGGAGAGCTACCTGGACGGCGTGCTCGAAACGGCCCGGGTCATCACCCGAAAGATCGCCCTTCGGGGGTGATTCCGCCCGAAGCCGCCACCGCCGCAGGTTCCGAAGCGATGGCACGGCGCCGGACGGGATGTCCTGTCCGTTCGGCGAGCGGACAAAAACGACGGCGCAAAGGGGCGCCGCAGGAGGAGCAGGAGAACGAAATGGAAGGTGAAACGATCATGCGCGGAGAAACCGCTCCCGGGAAGGACGTCTCCGCCGGGAAGTTCTTTTCGGAAAAACGCTTCATCGAAGACTACGTCCGCCGCAACCGGGAGAACATGCTCGACTTCTGGGAAGCACTGGTGAACAGAGAAAGCTTCTCCGGGGACAAACCTTCGGTGGACGCCCTGGCGGCGTGGCTCGCCGAACGCTTCGACGAGATCGGAGGAACCTGCGAACTTCTGCGCTTTGCCAAGGCCGGGAATGGCCTCGCCGTCACGCTGAACGGAAACGCGCCCGGCAGGCCGGTCCTTCTGCTCGGCCATTACGACACGGTCTTTCCCCCGCTCGCGGAAGAGCGGCGGACGTTCCGTATTGAGGATGGGCGTGCCTACGGCCCGGGGGTCCTGGACATGAAGGGGGGCATCACCATCGCCTTTCACGCCGTCCGGGCCCTTCTCGAAGGGGGGTTCAGGGAGCGCCCGATCCGGGTTCTCCTCGCGGGAGACGAGGAGACCGGGCACCCCGAGTCCGACATGGGGGAGCGTTTCCGCGCCGCCGCCGCGGAATGCGTCGCGGCCTTCAACCTGGAGACGGGCGCTCTCGACGACGGGGTCATCGTGGAACGCAAGGGCATGAGCCGTTACCTTCTCGACGTGCGGGGCAGAGCGGCCCACGCGGGGCGCGACCTCGAAGAGGGGCGGAGCGCCGTGCTCGAGGCGGCGCACAAGACCGTCGCCATCTCCGCCGCGTCGGGAGAGGACATGGGCTTCAACGTGGGTGTCTTCCGGGGAGGCACCGTGGCAAACGTCGTGGCGGACAGGGCGGAGCTGCACATCGACGTGCGCACCCGCACCACCGGCGCCGCCGCCCGGGCGGAAGCGCTGCTCCGGGACGTGGCCCGCCGCAGCACCGTGGAGGGTACGGAGGCGAACCTGTCAGGGGGAATGTTTTTCCCTCCCATGGAACGCACCCCGGGCAACCTGGCGCTCTTCGAACATCTCCGGTGGGTGGCGGACTCTTTCGACCTGCCTCCGGTGCACCCCGCCGCCTCGGGGGGGAGTTCCGATTCGGCCTTCACCGTCGCGGCGGGAACCCCCACGGCGGATCAACTCGGCGTCAAAGGCAGGCACAACCATTCCCCCATGGAGTGGGCTGACGTGGCCTCGCTCTTTGAGCGCACACGCTTTCTCTTTTGCGCCGTCGCCACCCTGGGGAACTTCGAGAAAACGTGGACGGCAGCGGAACGAAAGGATTCCCACGGGAAGAACCACGAGAAGGGGGGTGTCTGAAGACAGAGGCGGAGAGGACACATCCCTTTCGTGTCGGCGCGACAGGGAGCGGACGCGGCACGCAGCCTCCGGCACGGGTTCACCCGCGTCCTTCGGTGGTTCCACGGCCCCATTTGGAGAGGAGTGAAGGAAATGAAAAGGAAAATCGCTCGTGTGTGTCTCGGCCTCCTGTTGACACTGAGCCTCGTCGTTCCCGCGATGGCCCGGGAGCTGGTCATCGTGGCGGCGGAGGAGATCGAGAACACGGACATCCAGCAGTGCACCACCAGCTTCGCGACGCACGACTTCCTCTACGCCCCCATGCTCGTTCTCGACAGCGACATGACTCTGCAGAAGGGATACGTGTCGGACTGGAAGGTCTCCGAGGATGGAATGGTCATCACCATGACCATTCCGGAGGGACTGAAATTCTCCAACGGCGACCCCGTCACGGCGGAGGCGGTGATGCGCTCCTTCGTGCGCTACGCGGAGACATCCTCCTTCGGGGCGGATTTCAAGAAGGACTGCAGCTTCAGCGTGAACGGCAACGACTTCATCATGACCTGGACGGACTCCCCCGCCGCGAACTTCGTGGACATGGCAAGCGCCTTCACGGGCCTGGTGGACGTGGCCGCCGCGGAACGCACGGACAAGGACGAATTCGCCCGCAAGGCCGTGACGTTCGGCCTCTTCGCGGTGGACGAGTGGGTCCAGGGATCGCACATCATCCTCAAACGCAATCCGTACCACCGGACGAACATTCCCTTCGTGGAGAACAAAGGCATCGCCCTCGTGGAATCCGTACGAGTGCGCTTCGTCCCCAGCGGCTTCACCCGCGTGTCGGAAATCCAGGCGGGCAAGGCGGACATCGCCTTCAACATCCCCATCGAGAACGTGGACGAACTGGAGAAGAACGACAACGTCGAGATGATCCGCTATCTCCTCGCGGGAGGGAGCATGTACTACCTGAACGACAAGGTTCCCGGCCTGAATGATCCCGCAGTGCGCCAGGCGATCATCCGGGGCATCGACAAGGAGGAACTCGTGGCGGTTCTGGACGACAAGGCCCAGGCCCGGTACGGTTTCATGCCCCCCACCATGTCGGGCTACAGCGAGGCCGCGGAGGAAGCGTTCTCCCGGGACTTCGGCTACGACATGGAAAAGGCGAAGGGGCTTCTTGAGACCGCGGGGTGGAAGGCCGGCAAGGACGGCATCCGCGAGAAGGACGGCGTGCGGCTGAGCTTCACCATGATGGTTCCTCTGGACATTCCCGAGATGGCCTCCACGGCGCCGCTGATCCAGGCCCAGCTCAAGAAGCTCGGCATCGCTGTGGAGATCCGGGAGTTCGAGCACAACTACGTGAAGAACCAGACGCGCAAGGGCGAGTACGAGATCGCCGGACGACGCTACAACTGGCCCGACGGCAGCATGGTGAACTACCTTTTCGAATCGACCTACAAGTACACGAGCGACCCCGAGGTGGACGAGGTGCTCAAGGTCGCCGTGAACGAGACGAACCCGGCGAAGCGCATGGAGCTCTACGCAAAGGGGCAGCGCCTGGTGCTGGAGAAGGGGCTCGGCGTTCCACTCCTCACGCCCTTCCGCTACCTGGCGTTCAGCAAGCAGATCAAGGGATACAAGATGACGGGGAACACGATCCTTCTGCTCAACGACGTGGAATTCGTGAAATAGACTACCCGCCTTCGGAACGCGCCGGAGATGGACGGAGAAAGCCCTTCCGCCGCCCGCGCGTTCCGCACCGAAGCATTTTTCGCGGCAGCGTCATCTCCGTCGCTTGTCACGGGACTTTTTCCCGTCACGGCGGCGGGCTCCTGCGGGGCTCTCTTTCGGAAATGTCCCGGCGGGCATCCGTCCGTGAAGAAGCCCTCCGGTAACGACGCGGCGGACAAAGAAGGCGGAACAAGAGCGACGGAAGGAGGATCTCCGTTGGGTGATTTTCTCGCGTTCACGGCAAAACGTCTCTTCCAGGGAGCACTCGTGGTGCTCACGGTCTCCTTCGTGCTCTTCTCCATCATGCACATGATGCCCGGAGACCCCATCCAGCTCATCGACAATCCAAGGGCATCGGAGGAGACCATCGAGCGCCTCCGCAAAGAATGGGGACTCGACAAACCCTTCCTGGTGCAGTACGGCTACTGGCTCGGCAACGTCCTCCGGGGCGATCTGGGAAGATCCATCACCACGGGGCAGTCCGTGACGTCCCTCATCGCGGGGCGCTTTCCCTTCACGCTCAAGCTCACCCTCACGGCACTGCTGCTGCAGTATCTCGTCGCCACGCCCCTCGGACTCTGGGCGGCCTACAAGCGGGACTCCTGGTTCGACAAGTGCTGCGTGGTGGTCACATCGGTCCTCCGGGCCATTCCCTTCTTCTGGCTGGGCATCCTGCTCATTCTCGTCTTCAGTGTCCACTTCGGCCTTCTTCCCGTCTCGGGGGCTTCAGGGCCGGCATCCTACATCCTGCCCGTGCTGACCCTCATGCTCCCCCGTCTGGCGGAGACACTGCGCATCACCCGCTCGGAGGTGCTGGAGATTCTCCGGGAAAAGCACGTGGCCACGGCCTACGCCAAGGGACTGAGCGAGCGGGCCGTCATGATCCGCCACGTGCTGCGCAACGCCCTCGTGCCCGTGACAGTCATGTTCTTTCTCGCCGTTCCCTGGCTCATCGGGGGCTCCATCATCACCGAAACCATCTTCGCCTGGCCGGGCATGGGGCGTCTGCTCTGGAAATCCGTGTCGGTGCAGGACTTCCCGGTCGTGCAGGGCATCGTGCTCCTCATCGCCATCCTCACCGTGGTGAGCACCACTCTGGGGGACCTCCTCACGGGGCTGCTGGACCCGCGCATTCGGGTGGAACTGAGGAGGGAACAGGCATGAAGACGGAAGCGTTCCGCACCCACCTGGGCGAGGCCTGCCGCAACAGAACCTTTCTCGCGGGGTTTCTCATTCTGGCGAGCGTGGTGGTGGTGGCCCTCTTCGCCGAACGCATCGCACTCCGCCCCTACGACGAAATCAGCGTGCGGGAGAAGCTGCAACCCCCCTCGGCGTCCCACTTCTTCGGCACGGACCATCTCGGGCGGGATCTCTTCTCCCGGGTGATCCACGGCTCCCGGATCACGCTGAAGATCGGCGTCATCGCCGTGACCATCCAGGTGCTTTTGGGCGTCACCCTGGGACTTCTCGCCGGTTTCTACGGCGGCTGGCAGGACAAGGTGATCCTCTTCTTCACCGACGCCACCTGGGCACTGCCGCCGACGATCCTCGCCATCGCCATCTGTGCCGCCCTCGGCCCGGGGCTGACGAACGTGATCATCGCCGTGGCGCTCGTCTCTTGGGCGCGGTTCACTCGCGTCATCCGCGCCAAGACCCAGAGCATCAAGAATCTTCCCTTCATCGAGTCGGCCCGGGCCTTCGGCGAGAACGACGCGGCGCTCCTCTTCCGCTACATTTTCCCCAACGTGGTTCCCGTGACCATCGTGCTGGCAACCCTTTCCCTCCCCGCCACGATCATCACCACCACGGCCCTGGGCTTCCTCGGCCTCGGCGCGCAGCCGCCCTCGCCGGACTGGGGCGTGATCCTCTCGGACGGCATGACCTACATGACCCGCGCCCCCTGGCTGAGCGTCTTTCCGGGGTTGGCCATCATCTACGTGGTGCTCGGCTTCAACCTCATCGGCGAGGGACTCCGGGATCTCCTCGATCCCCGGCTGAAGATCTGACGGGAGAGACGGAACGATGACGAACGTGTGGAACAACCCAAACGGACACGAAAAACGCTTCCACCGCCATGAGAGAGGAAACGGCACCGCCGGAGACACTCTTCCCGGGGCCGGGGCAAGAAGCGAAGGCGAATCCCTGCGCACGGGACCGGGCGGTGCCGACGGAACGGCACTCCTTTCCGTGGAGAACCTGGCGGTTTCCTTCCGCACGGCCCGCGGAACGAGCCGCGCCGTGGACGGGGTAAGTTTCTCCATCCGCCCCCGGGAGATCTACGCTCTGGTGGGCGAATCGGGATGCGGCAAATCGAGCACCGCCCAGGCCGTCATGGGTCTTCTCTCGGAGACGAACGCACCGGGACGGCGCATCACCGGCACGATCCGCTTCGGGGAGCGGAACCTTCTCGATCTGCCCGACCGGGAACTCTCCGCCATCCGGGGAAGCCACATCGGCATGATCTTCCAGAACCCGCTGGACTCCCTGAATCCCCTCTACACCGCGGGGTACCAGACCTGCGAGGCGGTTCTCCTGGACGGCCTCGCCAAAGCCCCCGCGATGCGGCGAGTGCTGGAACTCTTCCGGGGCGTCCGCCTGGCGGACCCGGAGCAGAAGCTCCGAAGCTATCCCCACGAACTCTCCGGCGGCATGCGCCAACGGGTGATGATCGCCATGATGCTCGCCCGGCACCCCAAACTGCTCATCGCCGACGAGCCCACCACGGCGCTGGACGTGTCGATCCAGGCCCAGATTCTCGACCTGATGCTGGAGCTGCGAAGGAGCTTCAACATGGCGATGCTCCTCATCACCCACGACTTCGGCATCGTCTCCGAGACGGCCGACCGCGTGGGTGTCATGTACGCGGGCAAGCTCGTGGAGGAAAACGAAGTCTTTGCCCTCTTCGACGCGCCCCGGCACCCCTACACGCGGATGCTCATGCGCGCTCTTCCCAGGGGGACCAAACAGGGCGGGCGGCTGGAGAGCATTCCCGGAACCCTGCCGGATCCGACGGAGCCGTACCGGGGGTGCCTCTTTTTCGAGCGCTGCCCCCTGCGCGTGGGGCGCTGTGCGACGGAGGAACCCCTCCTGCGCCGCCTCGGAGAAACCCATCGCGTGGCCTGCTGGCGCGCGGAAGAGGAGGAACAGCCATGACCTGCGCGCACCCCCTGCTCGACGTGCGTCACCTGAAGAAACACTTCCGCGTCTCCGGCGGTTTTCTGCGGAAACCGGGCACGGTCAGGGCCGTGGACGACGTGAGCTTCCGTCTCGACGCGGGGAAGACCCTCGGCCTCGTTGGCGAGAGCGGCAGCGGCAAGACCACCGTGGCCCGGCTTGTGCTGCGCCTTCTGGCCTGCACTTCCGGGGAGATCCTCCTGGACGGAGAGAACCTGGCCACCGCTCCTTCCGGGGAGATGAAGCGCCTGCGCCGGAAGATGAGCGTGGTCTTTCAGGACCCGAACGCCTCGCTCAATCCGCGGATGACCATCCGCCGCTCCCTGGAGCGCCCTCTCCAGGTCAACGAGGAGGGTGCGGACGACCCGGAGGAGCGGATCCGGGAAGCCATCGCCCGAGTGCATCTCCGGGAGGAGGTGCTGCACCGCTACCCACACCAGCTCTCGGGAGGCCAGCAGCAGCGGGTCTGCGTGGCCCGGGCCATGCTCCTGCGCCCCAGGCTGCTCGTGCTGGACGAGCCGACCAGCGCCCTGGACATCTCCGTCCAGGCCCAGGTGCTCAATGTCCTGACGGACCTGCAGCGCACCCTCGGCCTCGCCTATCTCTTCATCTCCCACGACCTGCACGTGGTGCGCTACGTAAGCGACCACACGGCGGTCATGTATCTGGGAAGGATCGTGGAGACCGGTCCCTCGGAAATGGTCTTCGAAAACGCACTGCATCCCTACACGCAGGGGCTCTTCTTCGCATCGCCCCCGACGTCGCCCAGAGAGCGCGGGCGCAGGCGGACCCTGCTCTCCTCCGATCCGCCGAGCCTGCTCGATCTTCCCCCGGGGTGCCGCCTCGCACCGCGGTGCCCCTACAGAACCGACCTGTGCGACACCGAGGAACCCGCCATGAGAGAGGCCGCTCCGGGACATTTCGTGGCGTGCCACCGGATCGCGGAATGAGCAGCCTCCGGGCGGAGCGACACCTTGCCGCCCGGAACGGAGAGACCTTCGGACCCCGACGACAAGGAGACGATACCGTGTACGACCTGCTCATTCGCAACGCGACGATCTACGACGGAACGGAAAACGAAGAGGCCCTGCACGGCGCCATCGCCATCGCGGGAGATACCATTGCCTCAGTGGGACACTGCGACGGAACGGCCCGAAGAACCCTCGACGCCGACGGCCTCGTCGCCTGTCCCGCCTTCATCGACATCCACTCCCACGCGGATCTCAACATTCTTGCCAAACCCACCGCGCCGAACTATCTGAAAATGGGGGTCGGCACCGTGGTCACCGGCCAGTGCGGCATCTCCATGGCTCCTCTCGGGACGACGGAAGAACTGTTCGCCCTCTCGAAAAACAGCACCGGCGGCGCCGTGCCGGAGGATGCGCGTTTCCGGTGGACCTGGCGCGGCTTCGGCGAGTTCTGCCGCCTCGTGGAGGAGATCCGCACCGGCGTGAACATCCTCCCCATGGTGGGACACGGCAGCGCCCGAACCGCCGTGAGTAGCTTCCGGAAGGAACCTCTCGGCGGGGAGGACATCGCCCGCCTGGTGAACCTGCTCGACGACGCGCTCCGGGAAGGCGCATGGGGCGTCTCCACGGGGCTGTTCTATCCTCCTGGGTGTTTCTCTTCCGAGGCGGAGATGGACGCCGTCTTCCGCCTTCTGGGGCGGAGAAAGGCGCTCCACGCCACCCACATGCGCGACGAGAGCGACTTCGTGGTGGAGTGCGTGGCGGAGAACATCGCCCTGGCGCGACGCTGGGGCTTTCCGCTCCAGATCTCGCACCACAAGGCGTCGGGCCGGAAAAACCGGGGGAAGGTCCGCACCACCATGGAGATGCTCCGTCGCGCCAGGGACGAAGGCCTGGACGTCGCCTGGGACGCCTATCCCTACCATGCCAGCTCCACGGGAATCACCATCTGTCTTCCCGACAGGGCTCTGGAGGGGGGCAAGGAGGCGATGCTCGCCCGGCTCCGCGATCCCGACACGCGAACCGCGCTGCGGCGGGAGATGCTGGAGAATCCGCACAGCATCTTTCCCCGGGAGTCGCCGCCGGAGTCGATCATGATCGCCAACTGCCCCGCCCTCCCCCGCGACCAGGGGCGCATGCTGAGCGACATTCTCGGAAACGGGTCTCCCGAAGAACGGACGGAACGTTTCTTCGACTGGCTTCTCGCCTGCGGCGGCGACGCCCGGGCCATCTTCTTCGCCATGGACGAGGAGGACGTGGCATACGTCATCTCCCGGCCCGGAACGATCATCGGCTCGGACTCACGGATCGCCGATCCGGCGGACGACGGCGCGCCCCATCCCCGGGTCTTCGGCACCTTTCCCCGTTTTCTGCGCCATTTCGTCCTGGAGAGAAACCTTCTGTCCCTCGGGGAGGGAATCCACCGCATCACGGGTCTTCCCGCCAAGAGGCTCGGCCTGCGGGACCGGGGCGTTCTTCGCCCTGGAGCCAGGGCGGATATCGTGCTCTTCGATCCCTCCCGCCTCGACGGGGGCCCCGGATTCGGTGAGCCCCCCCGCTTCGCCGAAGGGATCGTCCATCTCTTCGTGAACGGGGTCGCCGCCGTGGAGGAAGGGCGCCTCACCTCCAGCCGCTCCGGCCGGGTCTGCCTGAAGACATCCACAGGGACGTGATCTTCGAACCGCCTCCCATCCTCCGGCACGCCCCCCCGGAGCTGCACACCGCTTCCGGAACGGGCCGCTCGGAGGGGAAAAACCGCGTTTCGTTCACCGAGCCCGGAACCGCTCTCACCCGACCGAGCCAGGTTTCACCGCGGACCGGGCGTCCCGCCGGATCATTCCGTGTGCTTCTCCGGAAGCGGCTAAAATCGGCACGGTACCCGCGAAAGAAGACCGGGTTGTACAATTTGGACGGACAGACAACACATCTTGCACCGAAGGACATTTTCCTGCCGAGGAGGCATGTTCCCCCATGGAGAGCCGGTTTCAGACAGATCACGATATCCAGCGCTTCCACCCCACCCGCATGGAAATCTCCCTCTCCAGCCTGAGACGAAACTACGCGACCGTCCGCGAACTCCTGCCCCCGCAGTGTGACATCATGGCCGTGGTGAAGGGCGACGGCTACGGGCTGGGCATGCATCCCGCGGCGGAGGCTTTTTTCGGCGAGGGGTGCCGTCGCTTCGCCGTGGCCACGATCGATGAAGGGCTC encodes:
- a CDS encoding IclR family transcriptional regulator, whose protein sequence is MKPPTSIEKAASVLDRLAEPPYTMSLTEVADFLSMSKPGALSMLDAMEQCGFVFRDSLTKRYTLGASLVRLGKAFLEQSDLEDTVMPHLVRLKETTPGGRGHTYLSIWDGRKCFLLLSVDFLHDRRTYGPYEGGGIPLHAGLTAILLAAYQDQATIRRMLEAAVPLKKVTENTLTDIDQIMEHYRRVREQGYHLGNEGYRIGFVGIAAPVFDKDGRAFAAVALSCPKTLLSREALVESYLDGVLETARVITRKIALRG
- a CDS encoding M20/M25/M40 family metallo-hydrolase, with the protein product MEGETIMRGETAPGKDVSAGKFFSEKRFIEDYVRRNRENMLDFWEALVNRESFSGDKPSVDALAAWLAERFDEIGGTCELLRFAKAGNGLAVTLNGNAPGRPVLLLGHYDTVFPPLAEERRTFRIEDGRAYGPGVLDMKGGITIAFHAVRALLEGGFRERPIRVLLAGDEETGHPESDMGERFRAAAAECVAAFNLETGALDDGVIVERKGMSRYLLDVRGRAAHAGRDLEEGRSAVLEAAHKTVAISAASGEDMGFNVGVFRGGTVANVVADRAELHIDVRTRTTGAAARAEALLRDVARRSTVEGTEANLSGGMFFPPMERTPGNLALFEHLRWVADSFDLPPVHPAASGGSSDSAFTVAAGTPTADQLGVKGRHNHSPMEWADVASLFERTRFLFCAVATLGNFEKTWTAAERKDSHGKNHEKGGV
- a CDS encoding ABC transporter substrate-binding protein encodes the protein MKRKIARVCLGLLLTLSLVVPAMARELVIVAAEEIENTDIQQCTTSFATHDFLYAPMLVLDSDMTLQKGYVSDWKVSEDGMVITMTIPEGLKFSNGDPVTAEAVMRSFVRYAETSSFGADFKKDCSFSVNGNDFIMTWTDSPAANFVDMASAFTGLVDVAAAERTDKDEFARKAVTFGLFAVDEWVQGSHIILKRNPYHRTNIPFVENKGIALVESVRVRFVPSGFTRVSEIQAGKADIAFNIPIENVDELEKNDNVEMIRYLLAGGSMYYLNDKVPGLNDPAVRQAIIRGIDKEELVAVLDDKAQARYGFMPPTMSGYSEAAEEAFSRDFGYDMEKAKGLLETAGWKAGKDGIREKDGVRLSFTMMVPLDIPEMASTAPLIQAQLKKLGIAVEIREFEHNYVKNQTRKGEYEIAGRRYNWPDGSMVNYLFESTYKYTSDPEVDEVLKVAVNETNPAKRMELYAKGQRLVLEKGLGVPLLTPFRYLAFSKQIKGYKMTGNTILLLNDVEFVK
- a CDS encoding ABC transporter permease, whose translation is MGDFLAFTAKRLFQGALVVLTVSFVLFSIMHMMPGDPIQLIDNPRASEETIERLRKEWGLDKPFLVQYGYWLGNVLRGDLGRSITTGQSVTSLIAGRFPFTLKLTLTALLLQYLVATPLGLWAAYKRDSWFDKCCVVVTSVLRAIPFFWLGILLILVFSVHFGLLPVSGASGPASYILPVLTLMLPRLAETLRITRSEVLEILREKHVATAYAKGLSERAVMIRHVLRNALVPVTVMFFLAVPWLIGGSIITETIFAWPGMGRLLWKSVSVQDFPVVQGIVLLIAILTVVSTTLGDLLTGLLDPRIRVELRREQA
- a CDS encoding ABC transporter permease, giving the protein MKTEAFRTHLGEACRNRTFLAGFLILASVVVVALFAERIALRPYDEISVREKLQPPSASHFFGTDHLGRDLFSRVIHGSRITLKIGVIAVTIQVLLGVTLGLLAGFYGGWQDKVILFFTDATWALPPTILAIAICAALGPGLTNVIIAVALVSWARFTRVIRAKTQSIKNLPFIESARAFGENDAALLFRYIFPNVVPVTIVLATLSLPATIITTTALGFLGLGAQPPSPDWGVILSDGMTYMTRAPWLSVFPGLAIIYVVLGFNLIGEGLRDLLDPRLKI
- a CDS encoding ABC transporter ATP-binding protein, yielding MTNVWNNPNGHEKRFHRHERGNGTAGDTLPGAGARSEGESLRTGPGGADGTALLSVENLAVSFRTARGTSRAVDGVSFSIRPREIYALVGESGCGKSSTAQAVMGLLSETNAPGRRITGTIRFGERNLLDLPDRELSAIRGSHIGMIFQNPLDSLNPLYTAGYQTCEAVLLDGLAKAPAMRRVLELFRGVRLADPEQKLRSYPHELSGGMRQRVMIAMMLARHPKLLIADEPTTALDVSIQAQILDLMLELRRSFNMAMLLITHDFGIVSETADRVGVMYAGKLVEENEVFALFDAPRHPYTRMLMRALPRGTKQGGRLESIPGTLPDPTEPYRGCLFFERCPLRVGRCATEEPLLRRLGETHRVACWRAEEEEQP
- a CDS encoding ABC transporter ATP-binding protein, which encodes MTCAHPLLDVRHLKKHFRVSGGFLRKPGTVRAVDDVSFRLDAGKTLGLVGESGSGKTTVARLVLRLLACTSGEILLDGENLATAPSGEMKRLRRKMSVVFQDPNASLNPRMTIRRSLERPLQVNEEGADDPEERIREAIARVHLREEVLHRYPHQLSGGQQQRVCVARAMLLRPRLLVLDEPTSALDISVQAQVLNVLTDLQRTLGLAYLFISHDLHVVRYVSDHTAVMYLGRIVETGPSEMVFENALHPYTQGLFFASPPTSPRERGRRRTLLSSDPPSLLDLPPGCRLAPRCPYRTDLCDTEEPAMREAAPGHFVACHRIAE
- a CDS encoding N-acyl-D-amino-acid deacylase family protein; translated protein: MYDLLIRNATIYDGTENEEALHGAIAIAGDTIASVGHCDGTARRTLDADGLVACPAFIDIHSHADLNILAKPTAPNYLKMGVGTVVTGQCGISMAPLGTTEELFALSKNSTGGAVPEDARFRWTWRGFGEFCRLVEEIRTGVNILPMVGHGSARTAVSSFRKEPLGGEDIARLVNLLDDALREGAWGVSTGLFYPPGCFSSEAEMDAVFRLLGRRKALHATHMRDESDFVVECVAENIALARRWGFPLQISHHKASGRKNRGKVRTTMEMLRRARDEGLDVAWDAYPYHASSTGITICLPDRALEGGKEAMLARLRDPDTRTALRREMLENPHSIFPRESPPESIMIANCPALPRDQGRMLSDILGNGSPEERTERFFDWLLACGGDARAIFFAMDEEDVAYVISRPGTIIGSDSRIADPADDGAPHPRVFGTFPRFLRHFVLERNLLSLGEGIHRITGLPAKRLGLRDRGVLRPGARADIVLFDPSRLDGGPGFGEPPRFAEGIVHLFVNGVAAVEEGRLTSSRSGRVCLKTSTGT